Proteins encoded within one genomic window of bacterium:
- a CDS encoding phosphomannomutase/phosphoglucomutase, with product MKPDLFPHHIYRKYDIRGAYGLELTEEVAYRTGRVFGALCRERTGKDTPVISIGMDARVHSPQLRDAFASGLAGAGCTWLDIGLCPTPLTYFSTFKLEVDGFAMVTASHNPPGDNGFKLGIGRETIHSENMVLLGNMASADDQPVNLERPDPIRKVDIIGIYQEFILEAFSGLKEALKALGREFNVVVDSGNGTAGIVFPEILKKLGMKVHELYSEPDGTFPNHHPDPTLPEALESLKAEILHTGSLLGISFDGDADRIGVLDEKGDVIWGDMLLLILGRNIIENWRKEGGEGDSPLVISEVKASQILYDGILQAGGRVQMWKTGHSLIKVRMKETGASIAGEMSGHLFFADRYFGFDDALYGALRILEVYIGALRTGSCEYFSELLGDIPDTVSTPEIRFPCEEAGKFLLADRFADALGKHMKSAADPAVLEIIDIDGVRARFDDGWGLLRASNTQPVLVMRFEGPDAEKVELYQKFFNRLLEKVTVDGKANT from the coding sequence ATGAAACCTGATCTTTTTCCACATCATATCTACAGGAAGTACGACATCCGGGGAGCCTATGGCCTGGAGCTGACCGAGGAGGTTGCCTACCGAACAGGAAGGGTTTTTGGCGCCCTGTGTCGGGAAAGGACCGGGAAGGACACTCCGGTCATCTCCATTGGAATGGACGCCAGAGTTCACTCCCCGCAGCTTCGGGACGCTTTTGCCTCGGGACTTGCCGGAGCGGGGTGTACCTGGCTCGATATTGGACTTTGTCCCACACCCCTGACCTATTTCAGCACTTTCAAACTTGAGGTTGACGGTTTCGCCATGGTAACAGCGAGCCACAACCCTCCAGGCGATAACGGATTCAAGCTGGGAATAGGACGGGAAACGATTCACTCGGAAAACATGGTGCTTCTGGGAAATATGGCCAGCGCCGACGACCAGCCAGTTAATCTGGAAAGGCCAGATCCCATCCGCAAGGTCGATATCATCGGGATCTACCAGGAGTTTATCCTGGAGGCGTTTTCGGGTCTGAAGGAAGCTTTAAAAGCGCTGGGAAGGGAGTTTAATGTTGTTGTGGACTCGGGCAACGGGACAGCCGGGATCGTTTTCCCCGAGATCCTGAAAAAACTCGGTATGAAGGTTCACGAGCTTTATAGCGAACCGGACGGTACTTTCCCCAACCATCACCCTGACCCGACCCTCCCGGAGGCCCTCGAAAGCCTCAAAGCTGAAATATTGCACACCGGCTCACTGCTGGGGATCTCCTTTGACGGGGATGCCGACCGGATCGGCGTCCTGGACGAAAAGGGTGATGTTATCTGGGGAGATATGCTCCTGCTCATCCTTGGCCGAAATATCATTGAAAACTGGCGCAAAGAGGGAGGGGAGGGCGATTCTCCTCTTGTTATCTCGGAGGTTAAGGCTTCCCAGATCCTTTACGACGGTATTTTACAGGCAGGCGGAAGGGTCCAGATGTGGAAAACGGGGCACTCCCTTATAAAGGTCAGGATGAAGGAGACCGGGGCATCCATCGCAGGGGAGATGAGCGGACACCTTTTCTTTGCCGACCGGTATTTCGGGTTCGATGATGCTCTCTATGGGGCCTTAAGGATACTGGAGGTCTACATCGGTGCCCTCCGGACCGGATCCTGTGAGTATTTCTCGGAGCTTCTCGGTGATATCCCCGATACGGTTTCCACTCCGGAGATCCGCTTTCCCTGTGAAGAAGCGGGAAAGTTCCTCCTTGCCGACAGGTTCGCCGATGCCCTGGGTAAGCACATGAAATCTGCCGCTGATCCGGCCGTTCTCGAGATCATCGATATCGATGGAGTCAGAGCCAGGTTCGATGATGGTTGGGGCCTGCTAAGGGCCAGCAACACTCAGCCGGTGCTCGTCATGCGGTTCGAGGGTCCCGATGCGGAAAAGGTGGAGCTGTATCAGAAGTTCTTCAACAGACTACTTGAAAAAGTCACGGTGGATGGAAAAGCAAATACATGA